Genomic segment of Xanthobacter dioxanivorans:
ATGGCCGCCGCCGGGGCGGGCCTCACTGGCGGCGCGGCGCTGGTCCGGCTCTGATACCAGGAGCCCGTGCGCTTGACTCACGGGCTCCTGGTATAGCCCGCGCGGCGTCTGAGCGTGATCCCCTCGGCGTCGGTCAACGACCGACGCCGAGGGGATGAGGCGAAGGTTTCCGCTTGCGGCGCGCGCGCACCGCCGCTATCTTCATTTCAACATCTATTGAGATATTGAAATGGTGCCCATGCTTGAGGAACAGGCCCTGGCCGCCTTTGCCGCGCTTTCGCAGGAGACGCGCCTGCGCATGGTGCGGCTGCTGGTGAAAGCGGGGCCGCAGGGCCTGCCGGCCGGCGCCATCGGCGAGGCCATGGACGGGGCCTCGGCCTCGCGCATGTCCTTTCACCTCAGCCAGCTGGAGCAGGCGGGGCTGGTGGCCTCCCGGCGCGAGGGGCGCTCCATCATCTACAGCGCCGTCTACCCCACCCTGTCCGATCTCGTCGCCTTCCTGATGCGGGACTGCTGCAACGGACACCCCGAGGTGTGCGCCCCGGCCGTCGCCGCCTTGTCCTGCGCCTGCGAACCCAAGACCGAGGACACCCATGCCTGACGCAACCACCGGGCACGTCTACAACGTGCTGTTCCTCTGCACCGGCAATTCGGCCCGCTCCATCCTCGCCGAGAGCATCCTGGCCAGGGACGGCGCAGGCCGGTTCCGCGCCTTCTCGGCGGGCAGCCAGCCGAAGGGCGAGGTCAATCCCTTCGCCCTCAAGGTGCTGAAGGCCGGCGATTATCCGAGCGAGGGCTTGCGCTCGAAGAGCTGGCTGGAGTTTGCCGAGCCCGGCGCCCCGGTGATGGATTTCGTCTTCACCGTCTGCGACAACGCCGCCGGCGAAGCCTGCCCCCTCTGGCCGGGCCAGCCCATGACCGCCCACTGGGGCATCGAGGATCCCGCCGCGGTTGAGGGCACGGACATCCAGAAGGAGGCCGCCTTCGTCGCCGCCTTCCGCTACCTGAGGAACCGCATCTCGGTCTTCACCGCCTTGCCCATCGCCAAGCTCGACCGGCTGTCCCTCGGCACGCAGCTGCGCGAGATCGGCCGCCTCGACGGCGCCACCACCCCCCGGCCCGACGTGGCGTGAGGGCGGCGGGCATGGACGTGATCATCTACCACAATCCCGAGTGCGGCACCTCGCGCAACACCCTCGCCATGATCCGCAATGCGGGCGTCGAGCCGCACGTGATCGAGTACCTGAAGACGCCGCCGGCGCGGGCGCTGCTGAAGGACCTCATTGCCCGCGCCGGGCTTTCGGTGCGCGACGCGCTGCGCGAGAAGGGCACGCCCTATGCCGCGCTCGGCCTCGGCGATCCCGCCCTTTCGGACGATGCGCTGCTCGACGCCATGATGGCGCATCCCATCCTCATCAACCGGCCCTTCGTGGTTTCGCCGCAAGGCGTGCGCCTGTGCCGCCCGTCCGAGCTGGTGCTCGACCTCCTGCCGCCACAGCAAGGCGCCTTCGCCAAGGAAGACGGCGCGCTTGTGGTGGACGCCGCGGGCCACCGCATCACCGCCGGCTGAAACTCGGGAACCTCCCATGTCCATCTTCGAGCGTTACCTCACCGTGTGGGTCGGCCTGTGCATCGTCGCCGGCGTCGGCCTCGGACATCTCGTGCCGGGGGTCTTCCAGGCCATCGGCGCGGTGGAGGTGGCACGGGTCAACCTGCCGGTGGCGGCGCTGATCTGGCTGATGATCGTGCCCATGCTGCTGCGCATCGATTTCGCCGCCCTCGGCCAGGTCGGCCGGCACTGGCGCGGCATCGGCGTGACGCTGCTGGTGAACTGGGCGGTGAAGCCCTTCACCATGGCGCTGCTCGGCTGGTTCTTCATCGGCTCCCTGTTCCGCCCCTTCCTGCCGGCGGACCAGATCGACAGCTACATCGCCGGGCTGATCCTGCTGGCCGCCGCGCCCTGCACCGCCATGGTGTTCGTGTGGTCGAACCTGACCCGGGGCGAGCCGCACTTCACCTTGTCCCAGGTGGCGCTCAACGACGCCATCATGGTGGTGGCCTTCGCCCCCATCGTCGGCCTGCTGCTGGGCCTGTCCGCCATCACCGTGCCGTGGAGCACCCTGGTGCTGTCGGTGGCCCTCTACATCATCGTGCCGGTGGTCGCGGCCCAGCTGCTGCGCCGGAGCGTGCTCGCCACCGGCGGGCCGGCGGCGCTGGAGCGGCTGCTGGCGCGGCTCGGGCCCTTCTCCCTCGCCGCGCTGCTCGCCACCCTGGTGCTGCTGTTCGGCTTCCAGGGGGAGGAGATCCTGCGGCAGCCGCTGGTCATCGCGATGCTGGCGGTGCCGATCCTGATCCAGGTCTATTTCAATGCCGGGCTGGCCTATGTGCTGAACCGGATGGCCGGCGAGCAGCACTGCATCGCCGGGCCTTCCGCGCTCATCGGCGCCTCCAATTTCTTCGAGCTGGCGGTGGCAGCCGCCATCAGCCTGTTCGGCTTCAGCTCCGGCGCGGCGCTGGCCACCGTGGTGGGCGTGCTCATCGAGGTGCCGGTGATGCTGTCGGTGGTGTGGATCGTGAACCGCTCCAAGGGCTGGTACGAGCGC
This window contains:
- a CDS encoding ArsR/SmtB family transcription factor gives rise to the protein MLEEQALAAFAALSQETRLRMVRLLVKAGPQGLPAGAIGEAMDGASASRMSFHLSQLEQAGLVASRREGRSIIYSAVYPTLSDLVAFLMRDCCNGHPEVCAPAVAALSCACEPKTEDTHA
- a CDS encoding arsenate reductase ArsC, which produces MPDATTGHVYNVLFLCTGNSARSILAESILARDGAGRFRAFSAGSQPKGEVNPFALKVLKAGDYPSEGLRSKSWLEFAEPGAPVMDFVFTVCDNAAGEACPLWPGQPMTAHWGIEDPAAVEGTDIQKEAAFVAAFRYLRNRISVFTALPIAKLDRLSLGTQLREIGRLDGATTPRPDVA
- the arsC gene encoding arsenate reductase (glutaredoxin) (This arsenate reductase requires both glutathione and glutaredoxin to convert arsenate to arsenite, after which the efflux transporter formed by ArsA and ArsB can extrude the arsenite from the cell, providing resistance.), which encodes MDVIIYHNPECGTSRNTLAMIRNAGVEPHVIEYLKTPPARALLKDLIARAGLSVRDALREKGTPYAALGLGDPALSDDALLDAMMAHPILINRPFVVSPQGVRLCRPSELVLDLLPPQQGAFAKEDGALVVDAAGHRITAG
- the arsB gene encoding ACR3 family arsenite efflux transporter, with amino-acid sequence MSIFERYLTVWVGLCIVAGVGLGHLVPGVFQAIGAVEVARVNLPVAALIWLMIVPMLLRIDFAALGQVGRHWRGIGVTLLVNWAVKPFTMALLGWFFIGSLFRPFLPADQIDSYIAGLILLAAAPCTAMVFVWSNLTRGEPHFTLSQVALNDAIMVVAFAPIVGLLLGLSAITVPWSTLVLSVALYIIVPVVAAQLLRRSVLATGGPAALERLLARLGPFSLAALLATLVLLFGFQGEEILRQPLVIAMLAVPILIQVYFNAGLAYVLNRMAGEQHCIAGPSALIGASNFFELAVAAAISLFGFSSGAALATVVGVLIEVPVMLSVVWIVNRSKGWYERGGPASKPQEAVR